The DNA segment tttttataaaataatttgatatttaatataatttaatactttttgataaaatatgtatttgttttttttaaatacaaaccttatattttttaatataatatatatatatttttttttttataacatattATATGAacgaaaatacatttttcttttcaaatctttttttattcaagttACCAAAACCAAAAGAACACAAATGTTTACACATCTGAGCGTGATGACTCCAAAGTGCCACAAACACTACAAACTGTATCAaatacaaaaactgaaatcGTCCCAAAGAGACTCAAATGCTCGTCAAACACTCTCCCATCATGTGACTCAGATACCGACAGAGTTTGATGAGAACAAAAGTTTTACTgaagacattttaaatcaaagtcaTGTGACTCCTCGGCTCAGTCTGAAGTCTGAGACACTCGCAGAGATGGGAAATAAGACGACACTAAAcctgagaggagaagaaagaaaagagtcttttttttctttatgatgATGGAGAGGAATAAACTCAGATAATTTATTATTCTGAAATCAACTAAAACatcatttaacaaaataaaaaggttcaGAAAGTCTCCTCAGTCCAAACTTAAGTACTCCGTTTGATGTGTGGAAGTGAAATCCTGCGTCGGATCTGACTCTGGGGTCAAAGAGGAGGACGGCGTTGGAGATGAACCGTCGTGTCACAAACTTTCTCATCATGGTacgaacacacaaacaacccGGGTTAGCCGACCCTGAGGGGCGGAGCTACGAGGACGACGCCGTCTCCTCTGACAAAAAGCATCGGGATGTTCCTTTTGGTCGactaaagagaaacagagagggaaaatcaaacttttattAAAGAGACACTTAATGAGAgttttaaacaaacaacaaatatttacatCACAAACAAAAGTCTTCAGGATTGAACCTCATGAGAGTTTCACAACACACAGAAGTcgttcttctctctttttcatcaacatatattggtctaagaggtcctcaaaacatgtctttgaagtttattgctcataaaaacactttgaaatcagattctggtctgcctgtaaacccctcttcttcagccctgctcagaacaggctgttttctgtgtctgtgcctttaaatgagaatgagctctctgaccacgccccctcaggaagtgggtgtggcctcggctgtccagcacgttgatctaatgtttacatgttggctgaatatacacggctgctcacagacccgcgttacttcaaccctctgaatctgatccagaatctgatcctgacggagaggcgcctgcagcaggacctttctgaaccattggtcacagatttagtgtttcttgttgttttattggtcGGCATGTCGACGTGCgttttggtacacagctacgaacatgtagctatgtggctatgctaactagcgctagcacttttccatgaaaactaaaaatcatccactagatcttcaaatctgcagacgtggggagtcaaagcgacctttgtgtttattaagacagcctacaactagcacgcctccctcctaagctccttgttagcacacatgtgtgcagggaatgaaaaacggaggaggggttgagttgtattttatacagtctatgggctgaacaagctccgagctctgacttcctgttacagaccggatggcgttgtgacgtatgaaaaacactgaagtctgaaacggctggtttcagcacacatttacagaaaggtggagaaatcagaacaggggcagaatggagtcttttcattctcggggggtttgtagacagggacacatatttcaggtagagaaccattaaaaagtccattttgcatgatgccccgcctcaatgCCTGCCACACCCACATTTTTTGTccgatcaaaatttgttctgataattttttctcgtcaaggtgtctactataggttgaccttggtttggactgaatcggagctctagaagttaatagcgaaagtatgcactcttattttggccccgtttttcatgttcaaagctaggtggcgctcttcctgttgagtttgggatatgggtgcaagaggcttttttgtgcgtcctgatgccataaatatgggTAAAAactttcaagcatgtagctcaaaataacccctatggggaggggcttttgaaaactgtagggggcgctagtgagcacattttttcaacttttttttacgAAActcataaaatgtcgcaattttccccaggactgatgagtgtgttggatgaggtgagattacgtgcattttaaagtcacaaaaatccattttacggcgtttttttttttaatgccccgccccaaagtctgccacgcccacatctttcatctgaacggaatgcctttactttgtattaatcgtcaatgtgttcactatagaatgtgcctagtttggactgaatccaaaaaagctctaggagaaattagcaaaagtatgcacccttgcacagacccattttggccccatttttcatgttcaaagctaggtggcgctcttcctgttgagtttcaaatatgggtgcaagaggcttttttgtgtgtcctgatgccatgaatatgggtaaaaattttcaagcatgtagctcaaaataagacctatggggagggttttttgaaaactgtagggggcgctagtgagcacattttttcaacttttttttacgAAACTcataaaatgtcacaattttccccaggactgatgagtgtgttggatgaggtgagattacgtgcattttaaagtcacaaaaatcaattttccgatgtttttttttttatgccccgccccaaagtctgccacgcccacatctttcgtctgaacagaatgcctttactttgtattaatcatcaatgtgtttactatagaatgtgcctcgtttggactgaatccaaaaaagctctaggagaaattagcaaaagtatgcacccttgcacggacccattttggccccatttttcatgttcaaagctaggtggcgctcttcctgttgagtttcaaatatgggtgcaagaggcttttttgtgcatcctgatgccatgaatatgtgtaggacttttcatgcatatagctcaaaaaaaaattttacctctagggggcgctactgaattttttttttgcgagatCTATAAttacttgcaattttcaccagacccgatgagtgtgcaaaaatacttgctttcattaacgttcaggggtccaaaactgcaatctcctataataataacccttagggttacgatagggccttcgccaccagcggtgctcgggccctaataattcattttatttataggtgcctttctggacaccaaaggtcaccttacaacatagcaataataaaagcaacactcagcagtaaataaatacagacattagaataaagatacaatactagaaggatgagagggggaggggaagtcattccagtcccaaggAGACGGATTAGAGTGAGCATGCTTggaggaaaaggtgagttttgaggcgggatctgaaggtggtgggagaggtggactTTTGTATGTCCAGGGGGAGAGAGATCCAGAGGCGGGGGACcaagcggctgaaggctctccaCTCCATGGTGGTccagcgagcaggtgggagggtgagctgggtggaagaggaggacctgagactacagtagggtgggtatttttgtatggaggaggtcaatgaggtcctgaagagctcggttgttgatggccttgtaggtgaggaacagaatcttgaaaatgatgcagtatttaaggggaagccagtggagctgctgcaggacacgTGTGATGTGTATCAGAATCAGAGCCAAGAGAAGACTGTGGATGCTGCATGCAATGACATCCCTACACTGACTTTTGGctgaaatcaaaataaagttgCAGATCTCTGAATGCTGGTCTCAGTTTGTCTCTGTCAGCAGACTCCAGAATGCTCTTACATGTAAATTCagatattctctctctctctccctctctctgctcggcACCGTTGTAGGAATAATCTCTTTTATTATGATCTATTAAACATGCAGCGCCCTGGTGTCCTGGTTACAGCGTGTTATTAAAAAGCTCCTGCATGCTGTTccaaaaagagaaatgtatcTAGATAATGAAGTTTACATTTGATGAAGTGAAACAGGATCGAGCACCAGCAGAGGTCTGTGTTCAACGCAGTCAGACAACAAACCCACGGCACTGCTCCTTTTTCACAGAACTGCAGGAGTCCAAAACCTCTTAAAGAACAGCACAACACTTCACTCTGTCAGACACATTGTGTTAATGTGTGATGCTGCTGCCAGAGTGTAAAAAAGAAACCGACGTGTTACCTTGTACAGTTCTTCATAAGTCTCCTCGTCGATCTCCACCGTCGTCACCGTCTCCTCCACGTCCCCTAAGATCATGTTCAGGTGCTGATCGTACGCCTGAGAGAAACGACAGAGTGTGAGCGGGGAGTTCTGGTCTGCGACTGTGAAACAAAGAATCTAGTGTCAGGGTGAAACTCACGTGCAGTCGACCTCGGAGCTCCCGGTCGTTCCTCATCTTGACGTAGATCCTCTCGTCCAGACTGAgccggatcagatccagaggCTCCTCCACGGTGTTGGTTGTTGGTTGCTgcaacaaagagaggacatcGGTTAGATGAAGAGCTCTTTCAAAGATAAACAGAAGCTCCACTTTTTAAATTCAGGTGGTTAGAGGAATCAAAATGTAGTCTTCAAGGATTTTCAAAGGATCCCTTTCTCTTCTTGAGAGTCAGATCTttattctttttctctttcatgagAGGAACAAAGTGGGAATAGAGCTGAGGAAACATTTCTGGCATCAtttatttcacttattttaagAATTATAAGGTCACTAACAAACAACTACtgtttacttaaaggtgacatatcatgcaaaatggactttttaatggttctctccctgaaatatgtgtccctgtctacaaacccccctgaaaatgaaaagaatccatcatgcccctgttctgatttctccacctttctgtaaatgtgtgctgaaaccagccgtttcagacttcagtgtttttgttacgtaacaacaatatccggtctgtaacaggaagtcagagctcggagcttgttcagcccatagactgtataaaatacaactcaacccctcctccgtttttcattccctgcacacatgtgtgctaacaaggagcttaggagggaggcatgctagttgtaggctgtcttaataaacacaaaggtcgctttgactccccacgtctgcagatttgaagatctagtggatgatttttatttatcatggataagtcctagcgctagttagcatagctacatagctacatcttcatagctgtagctgtgtaccaagacacacgtctacatactgacaaataaaacaacaagaaacactaaatctgtgaccaatggttcagaaaggtcctgctgcaggcgcctctccgtcaggatcagattctggatcagattcagagggttgaagtaacgcgggtctgtgagcagccgtgtatattcagccaacatgtaaacattagatcaacgtgctggacagccgaggccacacccacttcctgagggggcgtggtcagagagaaaacggagtgttctgagcagggctgaagaagagggtttttcaggcagaccaaaatctgatttcaaagtgtttttttgagcataaactttttggggacctcttagaccaatatatgttgatgaaaaaagcgtgatatgtcacctttaaagggaaAACTGTGAAAGTGCAAAGGAAAAGTTGCTGAAAAACTTTAGCTGGGGGAGCAAACAGGGCAGAAATGACGGTGACACAGCTGCCTGTCAGTGGTCGCAGGGCGTCTGAAAGcggtttgttttttatgttaaataacaaaaaacttcCTTAACAACATAAGAAAGCTTAAGCGCCAGTTGCCGGTAAATCGGTTGCAGCTCTGAGATTCAAACTTGAAGGAAAAACGcaagaactttttaaaattaaaggaaCGTGTAAGGAAAGGTAGAACAGGTGTAAACTGTGCCGGTAAAACTAGAACATCTAGATcttcggaggggagtctttgccccaagtggaggagtttaagtgtctcggggtcttgttcacgagcgagagattgacagatggatcgggcggcgtctgcagtgatgtggacgctgtagagagagctgagccagaagccAAAGCTGTCagtttaccggtcaatctacgttcacgagctgtgggtggtgaccgaaagaacaagaccgcgaatacaagcggtagaaatgagctttctccgcagggtgtctgggctcagacttagagagagggtcaggagctccgactcaaagtagagccgctgcttccccacggggaagacccaggataCGCCGGTGAGATCacatctctcagctggcctgggaacgcctcgatATCCTCCcggaggagctggtggaagtagccggggagaggagtgtatgggcttccctgctgaggctgctgcccccaaAGACCCGGACTCataagcagaggaagatggatggatggaaatcaGAAATTAACGAATCACCTTCAACTTCAGCAGCAAGACTTTAGACTAaaactaagaaaagagagagtatTAGACCTGTTTTAATGACTTTAGACAGGCTACCTATGTATTTAAGGATCCTTTATGTAAGTTATATCATCCTACATTAAAtacatatattatattttattatgtctccctgtttttctttgctgtggcgtgctgggggtggaggtatcaaggtatcaagacgggtgaggccagcaagctcaacaagctggtaaagaaggcccgctctgtggttggcctagaactggacagtctggagtcagcggctgagaggaggttgatggacaaactgcaagccatcctggacaacatcctctcaccctctccatgatgagctgtggctgatggggagctcgttcagtcagcgcatcatcccaccacggtgcaagactgaacgcttcaggcgctcctttgagcccaccgccatcagactgttaaacagtaacggaggccacagactgcaccatgctgaccactgacacccccctccatgaacagatccataacatccctgctctgtctgtcacactcaagcggcaacctccagtctaaaaatatgagtccaatgcggaagtgttagaagctgcagttcatcgaggatccgcttgaggctggctccggaagtacaggaagtcacatacacatgaatggggaaaagacgatctttgcagcgttaataaacatgtttacagcctggtacaaaagatgagtgtagtctgaatagctcatttctcgatgtcctctcactgtgagtttctaattcggcaatttcgaagatattgagattaccagtcttccaatgagaggcacagctgcctgtgggaacactgcagctgttggctaggaggctcaaagccccgcctctttacgtcacactggctcgacagaagcaatatggctgccgcagccgattggtctcaaaacagctcttcagaaacagatgggtgacgtcacggatcctacgtccatattttttacagtctatgttcacactccatcatcccatcctgaactctcccttgactgctgctggcattataatgtataatatactgtattatataattaccttgctatattatattatgttatattacattactattctaactacaacccatggtcatattacatacaaatattatttctatttattgcttaatttgtcattaccaaccataatcacaccatgtcaacctgtcactactgaaacatgtttaatactgcctgtaattactgctatttaatttgaattcaatttgtaacattgtatatatctaaattgtactctagctttatttatctattttattttacttatttttattttattttttattttgttttatttttattttgtacttatgtctgggttgctgtaacaactgaatttcccccccggggggatcaataaagtaatatcttatcttatctaatcttatcttTTATTCCCTtaatgcagtgtttttcaaccttttttgagccaaggcacatttcatacatttaaaaaatccagaGTCACACCACCGACCAAAagtttacaaaatgacacatttagtctctcattatatgaacctgtttatctgagagagggactttggctgcttctttaaaggggacatatcacgcttttttcatcaacatatattggtctaagaggtccccaaaacatgtctttaaagtttatgtttaaaaaaaacactttgaaatcagattctggtctgcctgaaaagtcctcttcttcattcctcatcagaacactctgttttctctctgaccacgccccctccggaagtggatgtgcctcggctctccagcacgttgatctaatgtttacatgttggctgaatatacacggctgctcagagatcgcgttacttcaaccctctgaatctgatcctgacggagaggcgcctgtagcaggacctttctgaacgattggtcacagatttagtgtttcttgttgttttatttatcagtatgtagacgtgtgtcttggtacacagctacgaacatgtagctatgtggctatgctaactagcgctagcacttatccatgataaataaaaatcatccactagatcttcaaatctgcagacgtggggagtaaacccgacctctgccagaaaggcagcaggaccttttatgaaggattggtcacagatttagtgtttcttgttgttttatttgccagtatgtcgacgtgtgtcttgctacagctacagctacagctacagctatgaacatatagctatgtggctatgctaactagcgctagcacttatccattacaaataaaaatcatccactagatcttcaaatctgcagacgtggggagtaaaaccgacctttgtgtttattaagaccgcctacaactagcatgcctccctcctaagctccttgttagcacacgtgtgcagggaatgaaaaacggaggaggggttgagttgtattttatacagtctatgggctgaacaagctccgagctctgacttcctgttacagaccggatggcgttgttacgtaacaaaaacacggaagtctgaaacggctcgtttcacacacatttacagaaaggtggagaaatcaaaacaggggcagaatggatttttttcattctcggggggtttgtagacagggacacatatttcaggtagagaaccattaaaaagtcaattttgcatgatatgtcacctttaactgtgTCAAggcaaagcatcttatttacatgatctTTGCGGGTAGTGTTAATGTCTCTGtgacagtgtgtggctttttgatTTGGCTTTGAGTTCAGCttctaagtagctagctttgagaagTTGTCTTTTCCACCTCCCATATcacgctcttcatccaggttagaatttaGTCCAGGgctcagtttggagttttcctttttgaatatttacccatcactgttgtacgcctacgtcttgtcacatacacctctcacacgcatcattaattctgttgtcttaaattaacacggtcattagtgtgctttattgccacccagtggatgggtagcgcaggtcagtacatggacgagtattgaattactctgccagtcactacactgctgctacacagacgcactacatggtaaattatttgcagtatatgaataatacttttttggactaattaagtgaaattggctgatgtcccacggcacacctgacgatctgtcacggcacactagtgttccacggcacagtggttgaaaatcactgcctTAATGTGAGCTTTAAAGGCTGTGAAGCGGTCTGTAACATCTTTTTAAAGTGCTGATAACCATTTACTTATCtcaaatactgtctgcaccttaatatcatttgcactgttatctattgtcattttcattatgcatttttaaactgtcactgcactacctgcactgtgtacatatgctgcttttataaaactgtattttatatttaaattttaaatatttaaaagctggaagagagaaacagcatctcgtttttcctgtatgtctcctatatacagtgaaaattgacaataaaaacctttgaatcttgaatctcttTGAATAAATGCTACATAAATT comes from the Notolabrus celidotus isolate fNotCel1 unplaced genomic scaffold, fNotCel1.pri scaffold_220_arrow_ctg1, whole genome shotgun sequence genome and includes:
- the LOC117809063 gene encoding U6 snRNA-associated Sm-like protein LSm3; protein product: MADEVEQQPTTNTVEEPLDLIRLSLDERIYVKMRNDRELRGRLHAYDQHLNMILGDVEETVTTVEIDEETYEELYKSTKRNIPMLFVRGDGVVLVAPPLRVG